Within Candidatus Saccharibacteria bacterium, the genomic segment CTTAAGAGCATGAGCCGTGACGCCGCAGCTGACCGTATCCGCGCGCTCGGAGGTACTTTCCAAAGCAGTGTTGGCAAAGACACCACCTACCTCGTAGCTGGCGGTAACATTGGCGCTAGTAAACGTAAAAAAGCCGTAGCCTATGGTACTAAGATTTTGTCTGAGGGAGAGTTTTTGGCATTGCTATGAAACGGCTCCCCGTCTTTATTACTGGCAACCAAGAAAAGGCAAATCGCCTAGGTAGACTGCTTGGATTAGAGCTTGAACACTTGAAGCTTGATCTTGACGAAATACAGTCAAGCGACCCAAGCGTCGTTATTGACCACAAAGCTAGGCAAGCCTACGGTGCGGTCTCGAAACCTGTGCTTGTCGATGATGCTAGTATGTGGTTCAATGCCTTAAATGGCCTGCCTGGGCCGCTGATTAAACTTTTTGTGCATGCGCCGAGTGGACTTGAAAACCTCTGTCGCATGGCTGACGGCCTGGCCTCTCGCCGCGCTACTGCTCAGGCTTATTTTGGTATATACGACGGGGAAACAATGACGATTATGCATGGTGAAATTTCCGGTGAAATCGCTGATCACCCACGCGGTAATGGCGGCTTTACTCACGGTTGGGATAACGTATTCTGTTTAGACGGCCACGGCGGCAAAACCCTCGCAGAACTTTCACAAAAAGAATTTGACGAGGTGTATGCGCAAATTAGACCAATTGCAAAACTAAAAAAATATTTGGAGGAAAAACTTTGAAAAAACGCACCACTTTCTATTGTTTTTCACCGCCAGTAATGATGGCTACTTTTCTGATAGAAATTGGGCTAGCAGCTTGGACGCTGTGGCGATATAAACATACACGGCTAGTTAAACTTGTTGTGCTCATGCTGGTCTGTTTGGCTTTTTTTCAGCTGGCAGAATATAACATTTGCGAAAGTCTTTTCGGGTTGGCAGGGATCACTTGGGCACGGCTAGGGTACGTTGCAATCACTGCCTTGCCAGCTTTAGGTATTCACATGGTAACCGTTTTGGCTGGTAAAAAAATGCCCTGGCTCGTCGCCGGATCATACGCCGCAATGGCTGTGTTTATGGCATATTTCCTTTTCTCAACTCAGGGTTTAACGGCCAGCACCTGCGGTGGAAACTATGTAATTTTCAAAACCGATAACAAGGCAACCTCTTGGTATACGCTGTATTACTATGGGCTTGAGCTTGCTGCGCTTATTAGCGCCTGGTCGCTGGGACGCTCGACTAAAAATCCCAGAAAAAGACACGCACTCTACGGGGTCACGGCTGCATATCTTATGCTCATTTTGCCCGTCGCTACGGTAAACATCATCAACCCCGAGCTCATCCACGCCGTGCCGAGCATAATGTGCGGATTTGCCGTTTTCTTGGCACTCACTGTAACATTGTATGTTCTACCACGAAGTGCACAGATTAGACCTTGACCATTTGCGGCATCAGGCTTACGCTTAGCAGTAGTTCGTGCGCTTCATTGCGGCGTTTGAAACAAACACCTTAAAAATAAAAGGATTTGTGCCGGCAGCGCGTGCCACAGTATACATGCGCTGAGCGGTCGTCTCTCATATGACGCTTCACCCGCCGCAGGGTGGGCGCGCACGAAGCGAAAACAGGTCCCAAGGGGATCTGTTTTCGGGTCAAATCAACCCACCTTTCTAGCGACTTAACTTGGCAGAAACTTCAGGACGGTTATTGAAGCTACCCTGATATAGCTACTTTTTCTCAGCCTGAGAAGATGGAAAGCTCTGAATATATGCATAGGCACGCTTCCAGGGGAGCTCGGGAAAATATTCTGGTCCGCGCAGATAGTTGGAATGTTTCAGATACTCAGGAAGGCCCTCCTTGATAACAATCCGCTCA encodes:
- a CDS encoding non-canonical purine NTP pyrophosphatase encodes the protein MKRLPVFITGNQEKANRLGRLLGLELEHLKLDLDEIQSSDPSVVIDHKARQAYGAVSKPVLVDDASMWFNALNGLPGPLIKLFVHAPSGLENLCRMADGLASRRATAQAYFGIYDGETMTIMHGEISGEIADHPRGNGGFTHGWDNVFCLDGHGGKTLAELSQKEFDEVYAQIRPIAKLKKYLEEKL